One Persephonella hydrogeniphila DNA window includes the following coding sequences:
- a CDS encoding sigma-70 family RNA polymerase sigma factor → MDKKEREKLILDNLSLVKKVASKIYYRLPKGDIEFDDLVNVGVIGLMKAIEKYDKDKARFSTYAYIKIRGEILDYLRSLDIVPRTVRDKIKKEPPLEEGKPVPLSNTAVMVSIEKALSSDESFKIIDTLVSGRETPEEEVIKEDQKEKLLKALELLSEKEKKVLQMLYFEEKDLKAVAEEINVSVSRVSQIKSEAIKKLKSVYVY, encoded by the coding sequence ATGGATAAAAAAGAAAGAGAAAAACTGATTCTTGACAATCTGTCCCTTGTTAAAAAAGTGGCAAGTAAGATTTACTACAGGTTGCCTAAAGGAGATATAGAGTTTGATGATCTTGTAAATGTAGGCGTAATAGGTCTTATGAAAGCCATAGAAAAGTATGACAAAGATAAAGCCAGATTTTCAACGTATGCCTACATAAAAATAAGAGGAGAGATATTAGACTATCTTAGAAGCCTTGATATAGTTCCGAGAACAGTAAGAGACAAGATAAAAAAAGAACCTCCATTAGAAGAAGGAAAACCTGTACCCCTTTCTAACACAGCTGTGATGGTAAGTATAGAAAAAGCTCTATCTTCAGATGAGAGTTTCAAGATTATAGACACTCTGGTTTCCGGTAGAGAAACACCGGAAGAAGAGGTTATAAAAGAGGATCAGAAGGAGAAGCTTTTAAAAGCTTTAGAACTACTTTCAGAAAAAGAAAAAAAAGTTCTCCAGATGCTGTACTTTGAGGAAAAGGATCTTAAAGCGGTTGCAGAAGAGATAAATGTATCTGTTTCAAGGGTTTCACAGATAAAATCAGAAGCTATAAAAAAACTAAAGTCTGTCTATGTATACTGA